From the genome of Ardenticatenales bacterium:
GTATCGTCGCGCCAGCCCATAGACGAACGGGCGAAAGCCGACGCCCTGCACCACCCCCGTGATGTGGATGCGCGCGCCCAGCCGTTCGCTCATACGGTTACTTTCATTTGCGCCTGGACCCAGGTCAACCACGCTTCAATGCCCGCGCCCGTGCGGCAGGAGAGGGGGAACGTGACCAGCCCAGGGTTGAGGGCGGCCACGCCGCGGCGGAAGGTTTCCATGTCGAAGTCAAGGTATGGCAGCAGGTCAATTTTGTTGATCACGAGGGCGTCCACGCCGCGGTACATGCCCGGATACTTGTACGGTTTGTCCGCGCCTTCTGGCGTGGAGGCGATGAGGACGTTTTTGTGCGCGCCCAGCGGAAAATTGGCGGGGCAGATGAGGTTGCCCACGTTTTCGATGATAAGCAGGTCGATGGCGGACAGGTCAAGCTGTTCCAGCGCCTGCTGTATCATGACGGCGTCCAGGTGGCATTCGCCGCCGGTGTTGATCTGTACGGCGGTGGCGCCGGCGGCGGCGGCGCGGTCGGCGTCGATGCTGGTGGCGATGTCGCCATCAATGACGGCGAGGCGCAGGCGCGGGCTGAGGTGTTGGATGGTGTGCTCGATGAGGCTGGTTTTGCCGGCACCGGGCGAAGCCATCAGGTTCAATCCCACCACGCCCGCCTCCTCCAGTCGCCGCCGGTTGGCCGCGGCTAACTGTTCGTTGGCTCCCATGATGTTGGCGACAACCCGAATGCGCTCAGCCATGTGCCTGATCATCCTCGGCGGAAGCGACGTCAATGGCTTCCAGGTAGAATTCTTCCCCCTGGACAATGCGCACGTATTCGCTGCCACAGGTGGGGCAGAATAGGTTTTGGCGCACCCCATAGCGGTGACCACAGTCCTGACAGACGATTTCCGCCGGCACGCGGCGGAAATGCAATTGCGCTCCTGCCGCCGGCGTCCCTTCGCTCACGAAGTCCCAGTAAAACTGGATGGAATCGTCCACGAAGGAGGAGAGTTCGCCCAACACGACGTGCAAGTCTGTCACTCGCGCGGCTTCTGCCGCGTGCGCATGGTGCAGGGCAATTTCCAATAGGTTTTCGGTTACTACGAGTTCGTGCATGATGTTTCCGTCTGGTAATGGCTAACCCGCTCGTGGGCTGAGCTTGTCGCAGCCCATGACGTCTACGACAGGCTCAGGCAACGGGCCAGGTCGTTACTCCATTTGTGTTACTGGACTCTGGCGTTTCTGGAGTGGAGGCTTCAGCCGGTCCACATATGGTGGTTGACCCGGCTAAAGCCTCGACTCCGATCACCATATGTGGATTTCGCCAGACTCGAGTGTGTTATTTGTGTTGTTTGCGTCAAATGCCGGCAGACACAATCCATCATTAGCCCTATACCGGGGAGGAAGCGGCCGCCAACAGCGTGCGCGTTGCATGAAGCCGCTCCAGCACAACCTGCGCCAGTTGGTAGTACAGCCCGGTAGCCAGAGCGGGGTCCTTCAAAACCAACGCCAGCAGGCGCTCGCCATCCATTCGCAGCACCTGGCAGGGTTCCGTCGCCACGGCAGTGGCCGTCAATTCGCCCGGATTGATGACGGCGGAGACGCCCAAAACGTCACCTGGGTTGATTGTTCCTACCATGAAGTCCTTTCGCAGGTGGGGCAAGTGCTCGTCTACGACTACGTAATGCAGTTCGATGCTGCCGTGACGCAGCAGATAGAGCGCATCGGCGGGGGAACCCATGCGGAAGAGAGTTTCATCGGTGTCCAGTTCCATTTCATTGCTGATCATGGCGACTTCGCGTAGTTGCGCGGGGGACATGAAAGCGAAAAATGGATAACGGCGCAGAATTTCAGGTGAAATCATGAGCGACTCCTTCGTAAATGTAGGGCGATTTTCTGAATCGCCCACCCGATTTGGAAAATCGGGCTACGACGGCACATTCTTTCGTCCATCGTCCTGATCATCATCAATGGGGTGGGCGAGCAGGCGCAAGACGGCGGCGGCGGCGACGGGGACGGCGGCGGCGACAGCCGGGCTGAGTTCTTCGCGGAATTCATAGACGCGCGGCGCTTCGATAGCGACAACATCAATATCGTCCGGCAACGACGCGCCCATGGCCCGCCCCATTTGCAGGGCGGTGTGCAGTGACGTGTCATGGGCGGCGGTGGTGTGGCCGGCGGCGTGATGGGGAAAAGCGTCCAGGGGGGCGCAGTAGATTGCGCCAGGGCTGCCGCCGCGCGTCTGGATGGCATCAATAATGATGGCGCGCTCGTAGTCGATCAGCCATTCCATCAGGCTAAGACCGCCCAGCGCCAGGCATTCCACGTCTACATCCGACCGCGCGGCAATCTCCGGTCGCGCCGCCACCGCGCGCGCCACGTCCCAGCCCACGCCATCATCTCCCAAAATGGGGTTGCCCAAGCCAATCACCAACGTGCGCTCGTCCATAATTCTCTAAATCTTCCTCCAAGATTGGTTCATTCTGGAAGAATGAACCAATCTCGTTAACAGAACTGCCGCAGGACTTCCACTTCTTTCCCGTTGGCGTCACGAATGGTCACTTGCAGGGGCATTTGCCCCGGCAGGGAGTGCGTGGCGCAGCCAAAGCAGGGGTCATAGGCGCGGAAGGCCATTTCCACCATGTTCAACAGCCCTTCATTGACGACCGTTCCTTTGTGAATGAGCGTCTGTGCCGCTTTCTTGATGGACATGCTGATGGGCGCATAGTTGTTGGTTGTGCCCACCACGAGGTTGACTTTCGTGAGAATGCCGCGCTCGTCCGTCCAGTAGTGATGCGTGAGCGTGCCGCGCGGCGCTTCCACGATGCCTACGCCCTCCGTGGGCGTCTTGGTGGGGACGGTGTGGATGTGCGGCGAGGTGATTTCCTCGTCCGTCGCCAGTTCTACCAGTCGCTCCGCCGCATACAACAACTCGATCAGGCGCGCCCAATGGGTCGCCAGCCGCTGGTGTACCGGCTTGCCGCCCAGCGTTTCGTAGAACTGCTCGTACGCTTCCTGCGCCAGCGGCGTGGCCATGCCATCGGCGGCGTTGAGGCGGGAGAGCGGCGTGGCTGCGTAGACGCCCGAGTCCTTGCCGTCCACGAACCCTTTCCAGCCTACTTTTTTCAGGTAGGGGAATTTCAGGTAGGTCCATGGTTCGACCCGTTCGGCGATCCAGTCGGTGTATTCGGCGGGCGCGTATTTGCCCAGCCGCTTTCCGTCGGGGTCAACCACGCTGACGCGACCATGATAGAAGTTGACCTTGTTGTTGTCATCTACGAGGCCGATGTAGTGGGTGCGGTGCGTGTAGGTGTCGCCCAGGATCAGGTCGAGATAGAAGGGGTTGCCCAGAACCATGTCCTGGAACAATTGGAGACTGAACTGAGCAAAACCGATGCCCCAGCGCCCCATTTCTTCAATTTGCTGGCGTTCTGGTTCGGTCAGCCCTTTGGTGACGCCGCCGGGGATGGAGGTGCAGGGATGGACCTTGCGCCCCCCCAGGATTTCCACGACGGTGTGGCCGTACTTGCGCGCCTGGATCACCTTGCCGCCGATTTCCAGCCCCACTTTGTGAATGACGCCGAGGATGTTGCGCTCCGCCACGGGCGCATCTGGTCCCATGACGAAGTCGGGGCCGCCGAGGGCGTAGAAGTGCGTGGTGTGGTCGGTGAAGTAGAAGCCCATGTAGAGCAGTTCGCGCAGCAGTTTGGCCGTGCGTGGGGGATCGACGCCGTAGACGGCGTCGCCTGCTTTGGCGGCGGCCATGTGGTGCGCCTCCGGGCAAACGCCACAGATGCGATTGGTGAGCAAGGGCATTTCCTCCACCGGACGACCGACGCAAAATCGTTCAAAGCCGCGCAGTTCGGGAATCTGGAAGTAGGTGTTGGCGACTTCCCCTTCTTCGTCCAGGAAAATCTCGATCTTGCCGTGCCCTTCGAGGCGGGTGATGGGATCAATGGTTATGCGTTGCATATTGTTGCTCCTGAAAACGTAACGGCGGCGGCGGGGCTATGGGCCGGTCATGGCGGGCCGGGCCGCGTGTAGCAGGGAATGCGCCATGCTGAAGCGGTAGAAAGAGCCAGCCGGGTCGGGTATGCCGTCCAGGATGCGCTCAATCTCCTCGGGATCGTTGCTGTCAATGACGGAGGCGACGGCCGTCATCAGGCGCGCGCCGTAGTCAATGACATCCGCCGCGGGGCCGTAGCAGCCAATGCAGGCCGCCCCCACGCGCGGGCAAAGGGCGCCGCAGCCATTGCGTGTGGCCGGGCCGTTGCAGAGGATGCCTTGCTCTAGCAAACAGAGGTCGGGATCGATGTCCGTGGCCTCGTGGATGCGCACGAAACGGTTGATTTTCTTCACATTGCGCGCGCGAGGGCAGTCGTCGCAGACGGTGGAGCCGCCGGCGCCGATGACGCTGCCGGGCGGCGGCAGGGTGGCTTCGCCATGCAGTGCCTTGATAACCAGGTCAACGACGGCGGCGATCTGATGGGATTCGGGTGGGCAGCCGGGCATGTAGTAGTCTACGTCTACGACCTGATCCAGCGTGCGTACGGTGGGTTGAAAGACGGGGATGTTGATCGCGCCCTCGGGCATGTTGGTGGCGTATTGGGGGCGGAGGTGATCGGGGTTTTCCGTGGAGACGCTTTCGTAGACGGCGTCGTAGATGGCGTCTATCGGGGAGAGGTTGGCGAGGCCGGGAATACAGCCTTCGGTGGCGCAGGAGCCAAAGGCGACGAGGATTTGCGATTTTTGGCGCAAGAGGTGGGCCATGTGTTCGTTTTCGGCGTTGCGGATGCCGCCGTTGAACAGGGTGAGGGTGATGGATTTGTCGGGCATGGCTTCCACGTCTTTGTATTTGGCGTCCATGGCCACGGGCCAGAAGACGACGTCGAAGTTGGCGTCGACGTCCAGGATTTTTTCGTGGATGTTTAGGACGGCGATTTCGCAGCCGCCGCAGGAGGCGGCCCAGTACATGGCGAATTTGGGTTTGGTGTTTTCAGTCATGCCGGCATTTCCTCCACCTCAGGCATCATTTCTGGCAGCGCCGACCTTTGCGCCTGGCGCGTCCGTCCGGGCCAATTCAGCGGCCCCAACGCCCGAATCTCCTCCACCATCTTCGTGATCTCACGGGCCAGATGCACCCCTTCGGCTGCGCTGGCCCACACCAGCTTAATCCGCTCCGGCTCAATACCCATTTGGGCTACCGTGCGGCGCAGCAGCAGGTAACGGCGCAGCGCCTTGTAATTTTGCTCAATGTAATGACATTCACCCGGATGGCACCCCGTGATCAGGACGCCATCCGCGCCGTTTGCCAGCGCCTTCAGCACAAACGTGGGGTCCATGCGTCCGGAGCACATCAGGCGAATCAGGCGGATATTCGGCGGGTACTTGATGCGGGCCGTGCCGGCAAGATCGGCAGCGCGATAGCTGCACCAGTTACAGGTGAAGCCGATAATGATGGGTTCAAACGTGTCACTCATAGCGAACGCTCCTTTCATGCCGGCACCAAATCAACCAGATTTGCGCCATTAAACATCAATAGCCCCTCAATTTGCGCCAGAATCTGCTCATTGCTGAAGCCCGAACCACTGATCGCCCCCGCCGGGCAGGCGGCCACGCAAGTGCCGCACCCCTGGCAGAGCGCGTGATTGATTTCCGTGACCATCAAATCTTCATGGAAGATGATGGCATTGAACGGGCAGAGATTGTTGCAAATGCGGCAGCCGGAACATTTCGCCGCGTCCACCGTCGCCCGCACCGGTTCCAGTTCGATTTCGCCGCGCCCAATGCGGTTGAGCACGCGCGCGGCGGCGGCGGCTCCCTGGGCCACGCTGGAAGGAATATCCTTCGGCCCTTGCACCGCGCCGGCGATGAAGATGCCCTCCGTCATGGTGGCGACCGGGTCCAGCTTGGGGTGTTTCTCAATGAACCAGCCATTGGCGCTGCACGAGATGCCAAAGAGGCGGGCCACCTCGTTCGCGTCTACGCGCGGCTCCAGCCCCGCCGCCAGGATGACCATGTCCACGGGCACGCGCCGCTGCCGACCGGCCAGCGTGTCCTCCGCCTGGATGATCAGCTTACCTTCCTCCCCCGGCAGGCGGGCGGCGTCGGTGACTTCCGCCACGCGCCCGCGCACAAAGAGCGTGCCTTCTTCCAGCAGCCGCTGGTAGAACTCGTCATAATCTTTGTACGCCGTGCGCATGTCGATGTAGAAGTTGTACACCTGCGCGCCCGTGCGTTCCTTCACCAGGTGGGCGAATTTGAGGGAGGCCATGCAGCAGATGGCGGAGCAGTAGTTGTTGTAGTTGCGGTCGCGGCTGCCAACGCAGTGGATGATAGCCACGGACCGGGGTTGGGTGACGCCATCGCGCAGCACGATTTCGCCGTTGGTGGGGCCGGCGGCGTTGCACATGCGCTCGAATTCGATGCTGGTGAAGACGTTTGCCAGGCGGCCATAGCCGTATTGGGGGATACGGCGGGCGTCGAACACGTCGAAACCCGTCGCCAGGATGATGTTGCCCACCGTGACCTGGCGGAATGTCTCTTGCTGGGTGAAGTCAATGGCTTCCGTCGGGCACAGTTTCTCGCAGGCGCGGCATTTGCCGTTCTGGAAGTAGGTGCAGTTGACGGTGTCGATCACGGGGTATTTGGGTACGGCCTGGGCGAAGGGGGTGTAGACGGCTTTGCGATAGCCGAGGCCGGCTTCAAACACGTCGTCGATGACTTTCTTGGGGCATTTTTCCCAGCAGATGCCGCAGCCGGTGCAGAGGTCGGTGTCTACGTAGCGGGGTTTTTGTTTGATGGTGACGGTGAAGTTGCCCACGTAGCCGTCGACGCGCACGACTTCGCTCCAGGTGAGCATTTCGATGTTGGGGTGGTTGCCGACGGTGACCATCTTGGGGGTGAGGATGCAGGCGGCGCAGTCGAGGGTGGGGAAGGTTTTGTCGAATTGGGCCATGTGGCCGCCGATGGAGGGTTCACGCTCCACCAGGTACACTTTGTGCCCGGCATCTGCTATTTCCAAAGCGGCTTGAATGCCGGCAATTCCGCCCCCCACCACCAGCGTATGCGGATCAATGGGCACATGCAGCGGCTCCAGCGGCTCATTTTCAATCACCCGCTCCACGCCGCCGGCAATCACCGCTTTCGCTTTCGCCGTGGCCGCGGCGCGGTCGGTATGCACCCAGGAGACCTGCTCCCGAATGGAAACCAGTTCGCATAAATACGGATTCAGGCCCGCGTGATCGCAGGCATTGCGGAACGTTTGCTCGTGCAGATGGGGAGAGCAGGCAGCCACGACCACGCGCGTCAGCCCTTCGTTTTCGATGTCCCGCTCGATCAGTTCTTGCCCCAGGCTGGAGCACATGAACTTGTAATCGCGGGAGATGACCACGCCATCGTCCCCCAGGGCGTCTTTCGCCCAAACGGCCACGTCTTCCACATCCACCGTGCCGGCAATGTTGCTGCCGCAGTGACAGACGTAGACGCCAATACGTTCCTTATGTTCATCGTGTGGATTGCGCGCTTCAGCACTCATTTGACATCCTCCCGATTCCGCGGCATTTGCGGCATGGGCAGGCTGGGGTCGTCGCGGCGACGGCGGGCAGGTCGCGCTTCCGTTTCCGGCGGCGGCATCTCCACGCCAATCTTCGCCAGCGCCTCCTCCGCGGAGACAAACTCCTTGCCCAGTCCCAACTCCTCCGCCTCATGACCAAACGCCAGCCCCATCAACTGCGTGAAGTAGAGGATGGGCATGTGGTAATCCGTCTTGAAGTGCCGGTTGGCGTCTTCCTGGTAGGCGTCCAGGTTGAGTTGGCACATGGGGCAGAGCGTGACCATCACGTCCGCGTGATACTGGTCCGCCGCGCCGATCAGGCGGCGAATCAATTCGTAGGCCACGGATGGGCTGATCTGGGTCATATGCCCACCGCAGCAGTGGGTTTTCAAGGGGTAGTCAATCACTTCCGCGCCGAGGGCTTGCAGCAGGCGGTCGAGTGATTGCGGGTATTCGGGGTTGCCAAAACGGTTGTCGGGGTCGGGGCGGACGATCATGCAGCCGTAGTAGGGGGCGACGCGCAGCCCTTTGAGGGGGCGAACGACGCGCTGGCGTACGGCGTCGAGGCCGACGTCGTTGGTGATGATGTCCAGGAGGTGACGGATTTGGATTGTGCCGGCATCGTAATGCAACCCCCCCGCTGCTAATGCCTCGTTCACCTGCCGGTCGAGCTTCTGGTCCGTCCGCATGTAGGCGTCCGTCTTCGCCAGATTCAGGTAGCAGGCGCTACAGCCGGCGACCAGGGTGCTGCTGCCGTTCATTTGTTGTTCCGCCAATGCCAGGTTTCGCCCGATCAGGGAAAATGCCGGCAAACGCGCCACCGAAATATACTCCGTCGCCCCGCAGCAGTTCCAATCCCGCACCTCCTCCAACTGCACGCCAATATCTTCGCGAATCGCCAGCAGAGAATCGAGGTACGGGCGCGCCGTGCGCTGCATCGAACAGCCCGGATAAAACAGATACTTGCTCATGCTTCAACCTCCAATTCCCGCGCGCGCCGCAATATGGCGTGGAGTTGGTCTAGATTGTCGATTCGATGTGGCGTCAGGTCAATGCGCCCGCGCCCCAGCATGCCCAGTCCCATCTGCGCCATGCCCACCAGTTGCCGCGGGTGATGGCGCAAATAGTGGCGCGTTGCCAGACCAAACTCAAAGCTGCGACCATAATTTTCGACGTTGCTGACAAAACTCTGTGACAGATCAGGCGCGGTGCTGTCGTCATACAGATGCGCATCAATCGCCATCCGTTTGAGGGTGTACATGATGTCCGTGATATGCACTTCCTGTGGGCAGCGGGTCGTGCAGAAATAGCACGAAACGCAGTACCAGGGCGTATTGCTTGCCAGCACCGCTTCTTCCATATCGGCCCGGATCATGGCAAAAATCTGCCGCGGCGTGTAGTCCATGTCCGCGCCTGAGGGACAGGACCCGCCGCATGTGCCGCATTGGATGCACATATCAAGGCGAGGATCGCCAGGAGTCGCCTGGACGACACGCTCCAGGAAACTGGGGGAACCCTCCTGTGGTGAAAAGTTGACCGTGGACAAGGGGCACCTCCGAGAATAATGCGGTTGGTTGATGGGAGGAATGGCTCCGTGGGGAGCGTTGCCGCCAAAATACTGACATCGGCAAACAAAAAGGGATTCCCGGGTTTACCTGGAATCCCTTGCTATGCTGCTTCATTCCGCACGTCAACCTCGGCTTGACGGACCTGTGAAGCGGGTCCGCATAATGCGATGAAATGGGGGCTGACTTGCCGTGCTACGAATTGCTCTGACGGTATGCTGCTGTTAAGCCTTGCTGCCTCTGCGAGCAACTCCCGCATTGCTTTCGACGCCAAACTCCCCTGAATAGGTTACTACGTCCAAAGACTATCATCTGACTACAGGGGCTCCTAATGATGGATGTCACTGATTTGCCATGACGAGCATCAGTTTCCAAAACAAGGCGTCAGTTTCGCGCTATATTTGCGATTGTGCGTTATCATTGTTGGGCTGGATACTCTCCAGCCGCTTCGAGATGCTTCGTCAATAAGCAGCGCGTGCGTGCCCTTACCACCGACAACACAAGCAACAGTGTTCATCCGCGAGGCAAGACCGGGTTCCTCGTGGGTGGTTCCGCGCGTCTATGCCGGCATTAACGAAGCCATCCGTGGTGCGAAAAACCAAATTTTCTGGAGGTAATATGAGCGGTTTAACTGGATTTGAGACTGCGGCTATTTGGGCGGTCCTCATCATTTCGATTATTGGTATTGCTTATGCCTTTTGGCTGCGCCGGCGTATCCTGACTCAGGACAAAGGCACACCCAAAATGCAAGAAGTGTGGGGGTTTATTAAGGCGGGAGCCAACGCCTACCTCAGCCAGCAGTTTCGGACTATTTTGATTCTCATTGTGGTCCTCACCGTACTCCTGGCCCTGAGCGTCCTGATCATTCCGCCCACGCAGGAGGCGGTGGAGCGCTTCGGCAGCGAGCAGGCCGCCGTGATCTGGGTGGCCGTGGGGCGGGCCATCGCTTTCCTCATGGGGTCCCTGTTCTCCTACTCCGTCGGTTACGTGGGCATGAACGTGGCCGTGGAAGGGAACGTGCGCGTGGCTGCCGCCGCGCGCGTCGGCTACAACCAGGCGATGCAAACCGCGTACCAGTCCGGCACGGTCACGGGCATGTTGACGGTGGGGCTGGGGCTGTTGGGCGGCACGCTCATTTTTATGGTGTACGGCATTGCCGCGCCGGACGCGCTGCTGGGGTTCGGCTTTGGCGGCTCGCTGATCGCCCTGTTTATGCGCGTTGGCGGCGGTATTTACACGAAGGCGGCGGACGTGGGCGCGGACCTGGTGGGCAAGGTGGAGGCGGGCATCCCCGAAGATGACCCGCGCAACGCCGCCGTGATTGCCGACCTGGTGGGCGATAACGTGGGCGATTGTGCCGGCATGGCCGCGGACGTATTCGAGAGCTTTGAAGTGACCATCGTCTCCGCCCTGATTTTGGGGCTGGTGTTGGGCGATGTCTCCCGCGGCGGCCTCGGTGACGGCCAATACGACCTGCGTTTCGTCATCTTCCCCCTGATTTTGCGCGCCATCGGCGTCATCGCCTCCGTCATCGGCAACACCGTTGTGCGCACCGACGAGAAGAAGAAGAACGCCATGGCCGCCATGAATCGCGGCTTCTATCTGGCGGCGATTGTGGGCGTGATTGGCTTTGCCCTCACGACGGTGTTTTACATGATTGACCCGGCTACGGGCGCGCCGGATTGGCGTCCGTTTATGGCCACGGTTGCCGGCATTGTCCTGGCCATCGTGCTGGATAAAGTCACCGAATACTTCACATCCACCCACTTCTCCCCCGTGAAGGAAGTCAGCCGCGCCTCCCAGAGCGGCTCCGCCACCAACATCCTCTCCGGCCTGGCTCTGGGTATGGAGTCCAGCGTTTGGGCCGTCATCGTCATCGCCCTCTCCATCCTCGCCTCCGTGCTGATTTACGCCAACGAGCCGGCGGCCACGCAGTTCACGGCCATCCTCTACGGCGTCTCCCTCACGGGCATTGGCATGTTGACGCTCACGGGCAACACCATCTCCATGGATAGCTTCGGCCCCATCTCCGACAACGCCAACGGCATTGGCGAAATGGCCGGCCTGGAAAAGAAAGCGCGTCTGGTGATGGACGACCTGGACGCGGTGGGCAACACCACCAAAGCCGTCACCAAGGGGATCGCCATTGGCTCCGCCGTTATCGCCGCCGTGGCGCTGTTTGGCTCCTTCCTCACCGACGTGGGCAAGGTGCAGGCGGCGCAAGGGGTGGCGGTGCTGAAGGGCATCAACGTGGCCGCGCCGACGGTGTTTATCGGCCTGCTCGTTGGCGGCGCGCTGCCCTTCCTCTTCTCCTCGCTCACCATTCGCGCCGTGGCCCGCGCGGCGGCGCAGATCGTGGGCGAAGTGCGGCGGCAGTTCCGCATTCCTGGCCTGATGGAAGGTAAGGTGCAGCCCGATTATGCCCGCGCCGTGTCCATCTCTACCACGGCAGCGCAAAAAGAGCTGGTCAGCCTGGGGCTGGTGGCCGTGGTTGTGCCGCTGGTGGTTGGTTTTGGTTTAGGGGTGGAGGCCTTGGGGGGCTTTCTTGCCGGCATTATCCTCGCGGGTCAGTTGATGGCCGTGTTCCAGGCGAACGCGGGCGGGGCCTGGGACAATGCGAAGAAGTTTATCGAAGAAGGCAACCTGGGCGGTAAGAACTCCGAACCGCACAAGGCGGCGGTGGTGGGCGACACCGTGGGCGACCCGCTCAAAGACACGGCCGGTCCGGCGCTGAACCCGCTGATCAAGGTGATCAACCTGGTTTCCCTGATTATCGCCCCCATTGTGGTGGCCGTGCGCCTGCCCGGAGAGCCGATCAGCGCGCTGCTGGCGGTGATTTTGCTGGCGCTGCTGGTGGCGTTGGGTTGGGCGATCTGGAAGAGTAAGACGGAGGCGGCGTCGTTGATGGACCCGGCGCCGGCAGCGGCTCCGGTGAAGAAGTCGCAGCCGACGGCGAAGAATCAGAAGAAGCGGCGGAAGTAAGTTTTCCGCGCGCGGAATTTGGGTGAAGAGATGCCGGCATTTGCGAGAATGCCGGCATTTTTTGTTTCTTACACCTGGTCTTCCCTCCCAATAAGATGACATCTAATCTAAGTTAGCATGATATCTGTCACTAGACAGGCTTCATTGTATGCCCGCAAACTTTAATAGACGACGATGCCCATTGTCTGATGTTAACAGTCGCTTCTGCTATCTTACTACAGGAGGGTGAGATGGATAAATTATCGGTACAGGCAAAATTGTGGGGGGCTGGTGTCTTCGCCATCTTAACAGGCGGAGCGATGTACGGGCTGCTAATAATAATTCGTAGATTGCGAGATATGCCCGGGCTTTTTTTGCCGGAAATTGCCCTGACTTTTTTGATCATTGGCAATCTGGTCGTTTTGCTCATGGGATTGGTGACCCTGGCGCTGATATTTTCCGCGCTTGGCGTAACTGATGGCCGCTTTGCGCTCAGCTTCCCGGAGGGAACGGTACGCGCCATCATTGCCTTAGGCCTGATTCTCATTTTTGTTACCACGTCCGTTTTTCTATTCAGTCAACTGGAATCCACGGTCACTGTGGATCGCGTCCCCGCTTCAATGGTCAGCCAATTAGGTGGTCAAATCATGGCAATGGAGCCGGTGGATGTGCAGGTGAAGGCTGATGGCACTGAGGAGGTGCTGAGCTACAACGTTCAGGTAGTACGCGAAGTAGGTGAAGGGAAACAAGACCTGGCGCAGACACTGACGACGACAATCAGTACGCTGGTCGTTGCCGTGGCCGGCTTTTATTTTGGCACCCGGGCGGTGCAGACCGCTCGTGAGGCAGTGGCCGCGAGTGAACCGGTCTTCCATTACCTGGAACCCAACCAGAAACCGAAGCCGACTCAGGATGAAGCGTGGGCGTTAACGGCACACGGCACGGATTTCCAACTCGTGAAGGTGATGAAATTGACGAAGGCGAACAGCAGCGACCTCGTGGCTCGCGCTGTTTCCACGAATGGGGCGGGCACGGAGATTAAGGGCACGTTTGACTTCAAGCCTGATACGGCCACGGGAAAGTGGGATTTGGTGGTTCAATTCACCGATGGGGCGGAACTATTGGCGCGTGAAGCCTTCACGCTGGAGGACGCCACCGCCCCCGCGTAATCGGGCGCTGTTTTGACTGGGCGGTCGTGCTGAATGAGCGCCAGGCATTGTGAGAATGCCTGGCGCTTTTTTACTTGTTCCCGCGACCGGATTACCGCTCCCCGCCGCATTGGTTCATTCTTTTTGCATTGTGAAAGGCGGCCATTTAGTCACTGGAGGCGGGGACCAGTTCCGGCTGCTTTTCGCGCAGGAAACGGAAACCAACAAGCTGTTGTTGTTCCGTGTCCCAGAGGCGGAAAGAGAGGGACTTGAAACTGGCCCAGAAGGTGATGGTCTCTACTTCATGGAAGAGGGGGTTTTCCGCGTGGCATTTTTCCAGGTTGTAGTTGGGGATGCGCGGGCTGAGGTGGTGGATGTGGTGGAAGCCGATGTTGCCGCTGAACCATTGCAGCAGTCGGGGCAGTTTGTAGAAGGAGCTGCCCTGGATGGCGGCGGCGAAGTAGTCCCAATGTTCGTGGTCGGCCCAGTAGACGCCTTCGTATTGGTGTTGCACGTAGAAG
Proteins encoded in this window:
- a CDS encoding Ni/Fe hydrogenase subunit alpha, which translates into the protein MQRITIDPITRLEGHGKIEIFLDEEGEVANTYFQIPELRGFERFCVGRPVEEMPLLTNRICGVCPEAHHMAAAKAGDAVYGVDPPRTAKLLRELLYMGFYFTDHTTHFYALGGPDFVMGPDAPVAERNILGVIHKVGLEIGGKVIQARKYGHTVVEILGGRKVHPCTSIPGGVTKGLTEPERQQIEEMGRWGIGFAQFSLQLFQDMVLGNPFYLDLILGDTYTHRTHYIGLVDDNNKVNFYHGRVSVVDPDGKRLGKYAPAEYTDWIAERVEPWTYLKFPYLKKVGWKGFVDGKDSGVYAATPLSRLNAADGMATPLAQEAYEQFYETLGGKPVHQRLATHWARLIELLYAAERLVELATDEEITSPHIHTVPTKTPTEGVGIVEAPRGTLTHHYWTDERGILTKVNLVVGTTNNYAPISMSIKKAAQTLIHKGTVVNEGLLNMVEMAFRAYDPCFGCATHSLPGQMPLQVTIRDANGKEVEVLRQFC
- a CDS encoding oxidoreductase translates to MTENTKPKFAMYWAASCGGCEIAVLNIHEKILDVDANFDVVFWPVAMDAKYKDVEAMPDKSITLTLFNGGIRNAENEHMAHLLRQKSQILVAFGSCATEGCIPGLANLSPIDAIYDAVYESVSTENPDHLRPQYATNMPEGAINIPVFQPTVRTLDQVVDVDYYMPGCPPESHQIAAVVDLVIKALHGEATLPPPGSVIGAGGSTVCDDCPRARNVKKINRFVRIHEATDIDPDLCLLEQGILCNGPATRNGCGALCPRVGAACIGCYGPAADVIDYGARLMTAVASVIDSNDPEEIERILDGIPDPAGSFYRFSMAHSLLHAARPAMTGP
- the hypB gene encoding hydrogenase nickel incorporation protein HypB; the encoded protein is MAERIRVVANIMGANEQLAAANRRRLEEAGVVGLNLMASPGAGKTSLIEHTIQHLSPRLRLAVIDGDIATSIDADRAAAAGATAVQINTGGECHLDAVMIQQALEQLDLSAIDLLIIENVGNLICPANFPLGAHKNVLIASTPEGADKPYKYPGMYRGVDALVINKIDLLPYLDFDMETFRRGVAALNPGLVTFPLSCRTGAGIEAWLTWVQAQMKVTV
- a CDS encoding hydrogenase iron-sulfur subunit, with product MSDTFEPIIIGFTCNWCSYRAADLAGTARIKYPPNIRLIRLMCSGRMDPTFVLKALANGADGVLITGCHPGECHYIEQNYKALRRYLLLRRTVAQMGIEPERIKLVWASAAEGVHLAREITKMVEEIRALGPLNWPGRTRQAQRSALPEMMPEVEEMPA
- a CDS encoding cyclic nucleotide-binding domain-containing protein, producing MISPEILRRYPFFAFMSPAQLREVAMISNEMELDTDETLFRMGSPADALYLLRHGSIELHYVVVDEHLPHLRKDFMVGTINPGDVLGVSAVINPGELTATAVATEPCQVLRMDGERLLALVLKDPALATGLYYQLAQVVLERLHATRTLLAAASSPV
- a CDS encoding hydrogenase maturation nickel metallochaperone HypA; this translates as MHELVVTENLLEIALHHAHAAEAARVTDLHVVLGELSSFVDDSIQFYWDFVSEGTPAAGAQLHFRRVPAEIVCQDCGHRYGVRQNLFCPTCGSEYVRIVQGEEFYLEAIDVASAEDDQAHG
- a CDS encoding hydrogenase maturation protease gives rise to the protein MDERTLVIGLGNPILGDDGVGWDVARAVAARPEIAARSDVDVECLALGGLSLMEWLIDYERAIIIDAIQTRGGSPGAIYCAPLDAFPHHAAGHTTAAHDTSLHTALQMGRAMGASLPDDIDVVAIEAPRVYEFREELSPAVAAAVPVAAAAVLRLLAHPIDDDQDDGRKNVPS